The nucleotide window TTGTTTCAACCGATTATAGCGGATGGTCGCTGCTTCTTTATATCATTGAAAATTTAGTGCTCCTGACAGCATTGACCTTTATCATGGCAGTTATAATGAAGAAGAGTGATAACCTTTTTAACGCCTTTTGGGTTCACTTCTGTTTTAATTTGTCGATGGTATTCTGTCCGGATGATGCTTATTTCTTTGTAGTATTTACCGCACTGTATTTGGTAGCTTCATTAATATTACTTGGAGGGTATTTACGATCCACTCATGATAGCGATACGAGGCAACATCATTTAAGAATAAATTGAGAGGACGCACCGCTTGAATCAGAATTTTACTAATTCCATATTTGATAAGTCTAAAGGCTTTAAATATGCTTTCCATTGGTGAGGTACTGAAATGAAAAAAATCGTAATAGTATTTTTTAATATCGCTTGCATGATTAGCTGCATGGTAGGGGTAATGCATTTTTTTGCTCCGTATTATTTTAAATGGTATTCTTATATACCGGACGCTCCAATTGAGATTTATCAATCAATTAACTACATAAATTTTTGCTTTTCCTTTTTGTTAGCGGGATTCAGTTTGCTGTTTTTAATAGCCCAAAGAAAATTATTTGATGGTTCAAGGGAATTAAAAATATTCTATGCATTCTATACTCTAATATGGTTTTCAAGAATAATAATACAGCTCATTTGGCCATGGCCTTCAAGTTTACAACTATGGTTAATTATTGCTTTTACCATGGAGTTCGTATTTACCCTAATTCCCATGATATATTTTCTTAAGAATACACGAATACATGAATAGTAGAATTGAAATAATATAATTTTACAATATAAGTAAAGCAAGGCACCTATTTCTAATTCCCTAGAGTGCCTTGCTTGTTTTTATTGTTACACCTGATTTATTTCTCCATAGAATTAATAGATGAAGTTGCCCAGATATAATTTGGCATCACTCCCCCTTTTAACAATTATTGTTACCTTTTCCAAGTGGTCTTTGGCATCGTAATATTGATACGCGTCAATTCTTTTTCAAGAATCGTTAGTTATTATAGTTATGGATTTACATCTCCTTAATGTACGTAAACTTCCCCAGTTTACTCGTTGCCCTTGAGAATTGTCTCAAGATTTCAGCTGAAAGTGGACTGTGGAAAACAAAAATCATAAGTTTCTAGGTTGAAGATTTCTTATACTACAATATAAATGAGGTGCGAAAGAATGGGGAAAAGGAAAATGGGCTTGCTCATAATGGCATATGGCTCTCCAGATAAAGAAGCTGATTTAGAACGATATTATACAGATATACGACACGGACAAAAGCCATCAGCAGAACTGATAGCGGATTTAAAAAGTCGGTACGATGCAATTGGCAGAATTTCTCCGCTTATGAAAATAACGAGTGAGCAAGCTATAAAACTTGAAAAACACCTAAATGATATACAGGATCAAATTGAATTTAAGATGTATCTAGGGTTAAAACACATAGAACCGTTTATAGAGGATGCCGTAAAAAAGATGCATGAAGATGGAATTGATGAAGCTGTAAGTTTAGTCCTTGCTCCACACTTTTCAACCTTTAGTGTGAAAACGTATAACGAAAGGGCAAGAGAAGAAGCAAGAAAAATTGGTGGGCCTAACATTATCACTATCGATAGCTGGTATAAAGAGCCTAAATTTATTTCGTACTGGAGTAAAATGATTAAACAAGTTTATAACCAAATGCCTGCAGAAGAAAAGTCAAATTCGATGCTTATTTTCTCAGCACATAGCTTACCGGAGAAAATTCTCCAATTTCATGATCCTTATCCTGATCAACTGCAGGAAACAGCAGACTTAATTGCAGCAAGTGCTGGTATTCCGAGATATACTGTTGGTTGGCAGAGTGCTGGGAAAACACCGGAACCATGGCTGGGTCCTGATGTGCAGGATTTAACAAGAGAATTGTTCAAAGAACATCAATATAAGGCATTTGTATATGCACCTGTTGGGTTTGTTTGTAATCATCTTGAGGTACTTTATGATAATGATATTGAATGCAAAACAGTAACAGATGATTTGGGAACAGCCTATTATCGCCCTGAAATGCCTAATGCAAATGATGAATTTATTGATGTCATGTCAACGGTCATACTTAAAAAATTGGCAGAGTAACTTTGGGAAAGAAGATGACCTCTGTAGCACTGGAATCATTTGAATGATAGAAAAAGAAAATAGCAAAGGTTAACGACTTTTATTATGTATATGGATGTTTTGCCGAATAAATGATAGTAAAGGTAACTTACGCATGACAACATCTAAGTAGGAGGATGGAAAATTGGAAAACTATGAAATTTCAATGTTTAGGAAAACTAGGGATAAGGGATTTGCAAAAGTCGACTTTTTTAAGGATGGATTTACAAATGGTTTTCTTTTGAACTTCCTGCCAAAGCAAATGATGCCAGAACATTATCATCCATCTTCACAGTTATTTTTCCACGTTCTACAAGGTGGAGGAACTTTTATTTCTGATGGAAAACAAACAGAAATAAGAGAAGGCACTATTATTCATGTTCATGGAACAGAGAAGATTGGTTTTGTAAATGCAAATGAAGATACGACTATATATGTAATACGTTGTTTAATAGAAGAATAACGTTGGAGTTATTCCTTTTTATCCATTTTTATTTTTAAGAAACAAGGTAGGGGGTATAAAATGAGATTAACTTTATACTGGCATCCACAATGCCAAACCTGTAGAAAAACAAAGAAATGGTTAGATGAACATCAAGTGCCGTATGAGCTATTTCATATAGGTAAAACGCCTCCATCTCGGGATGAATTACAAGGAATGTATGAAAAGAGTGGGTTGGAATTAAAGAATTTTATTAGTACCAGTACGAAAAAGTACCGTGAATTGGGAATAAGGGATAAAATAAAGGTAACGACGGATAAAGAATTACTAGATTTATTGGCATCTGATGGAATGTTACTAAAAAAACCTATATTGACAGATGGAGAAAAAGTCATTATTGGATTTAAAGAAGAAGAACTAGAGAAATATACAACAAATTCCAAAATATAAAAGCGTTTCACCGGAAGAAATACTCCAGAACAAACGGGTGCATAAAAGGTCTAAAATGGGGGTTCTGTAGGAAAACTTTATTTTCACTTGAACGGTGGAATGCGGGGGATTTCGGAAGGGTTTATTTTGGTGTACAAGTATAAAGAAAGAAGAACGAAATCTTGGTGTTGGAATTCGTACTTCTTTCTTTGCGTATTAAAAAGGAAGATTAACACATCAGTAATGTAAAACAGGAGTTGAAATAGAAAGCTAACTCAAAGTGCGAATTGAATGTATTTCAAAGAAATAACTTGATCGTATTGTTAAATATCCACGCTATGAGGAACATTATTATAGATAACCCAACAATGGTCAATCCCATAGTAATGAGTTTCGTTCCTAAAGTATTCATTTGTTTGCTAAATTTGTATGAATAAAAACCAATTGTTGCACCCATTGTATTTACAATAATATCCGTTACATCAAAGCTTCCTAAATAAGTCACCATTTGAACAATTTCCATGCATAGAATAAAAGGCACAAATATCATAACAAACTTTAGGTATGTATTAATATGCTTTTTAAATACCATCGGGACAAGTAGCCCAAATGGAATAAATGCTAATAGGTTGCCAAGAGCAAATATCCATAGTTTTAAAATATCTATAGAAAAGTGTTTAGGCAGCCACAAAGGAATCGAATCAGGTATTAACCAA belongs to Neobacillus sp. OS1-2 and includes:
- the hemH gene encoding ferrochelatase, whose translation is MGKRKMGLLIMAYGSPDKEADLERYYTDIRHGQKPSAELIADLKSRYDAIGRISPLMKITSEQAIKLEKHLNDIQDQIEFKMYLGLKHIEPFIEDAVKKMHEDGIDEAVSLVLAPHFSTFSVKTYNERAREEARKIGGPNIITIDSWYKEPKFISYWSKMIKQVYNQMPAEEKSNSMLIFSAHSLPEKILQFHDPYPDQLQETADLIAASAGIPRYTVGWQSAGKTPEPWLGPDVQDLTRELFKEHQYKAFVYAPVGFVCNHLEVLYDNDIECKTVTDDLGTAYYRPEMPNANDEFIDVMSTVILKKLAE
- a CDS encoding cupin domain-containing protein, which encodes MENYEISMFRKTRDKGFAKVDFFKDGFTNGFLLNFLPKQMMPEHYHPSSQLFFHVLQGGGTFISDGKQTEIREGTIIHVHGTEKIGFVNANEDTTIYVIRCLIEE
- a CDS encoding arsenate reductase family protein; the protein is MRLTLYWHPQCQTCRKTKKWLDEHQVPYELFHIGKTPPSRDELQGMYEKSGLELKNFISTSTKKYRELGIRDKIKVTTDKELLDLLASDGMLLKKPILTDGEKVIIGFKEEELEKYTTNSKI
- a CDS encoding VanZ family protein; this translates as MYLFILLGIYFSILVYFMFFGFGRPQLTMIHHEYRYWLIPDSIPLWLPKHFSIDILKLWIFALGNLLAFIPFGLLVPMVFKKHINTYLKFVMIFVPFILCMEIVQMVTYLGSFDVTDIIVNTMGATIGFYSYKFSKQMNTLGTKLITMGLTIVGLSIIMFLIAWIFNNTIKLFL